The following are from one region of the Clostridia bacterium genome:
- a CDS encoding helix-turn-helix transcriptional regulator gives MCGILTSMEWPTQKELGERLKELREAAHLTQAEVARRAECDRSLVSRIERGETAPAYDTLVRIARALDVSLAEVFGGTDERRDLPDIRKALRNLNVEVRYGGRVLTDGERERIVDLLDAALALSEEAKSVQSPPRGIIAASMREREAYGRYDPALNAFLDSVIQKALEEYDRRHGGQQHTD, from the coding sequence ATGTGCGGTATACTCACATCCATGGAGTGGCCAACGCAGAAAGAACTCGGTGAGCGTCTGAAAGAACTCCGCGAAGCCGCTCACCTCACGCAGGCGGAGGTCGCGCGCCGCGCTGAGTGTGACCGGTCGCTCGTTTCACGAATTGAGCGGGGGGAAACCGCGCCGGCGTACGACACTCTCGTCCGCATTGCGCGGGCTCTCGACGTAAGCCTGGCCGAGGTGTTCGGCGGGACTGACGAGAGACGCGACCTGCCCGACATCCGGAAAGCGTTGCGCAACCTCAATGTGGAGGTCCGCTATGGAGGCAGAGTGCTTACGGACGGAGAAAGGGAACGCATTGTCGACCTGCTAGACGCTGCCCTGGCGCTCAGTGAAGAGGCGAAGTCTGTTCAATCCCCGCCCCGAGGCATCATCGCCGCGTCGATGCGGGAACGCGAGGCGTACGGGCGCTACGACCCCGCCCTGAATGCATTCCTGGATTCAGTCATTCAGAAGGCGCTGGAGGAATACGACCGGCGCCACGGGGGACAGCAGCACACCGACTGA
- a CDS encoding helix-turn-helix transcriptional regulator — MLQMDIGQRIAELRRSKGLTQSELGRRIKRSRSLVSRLESGAVTPNYTMLRALAEAFDIPVTALLADDPPEQRKPA, encoded by the coding sequence GTGCTGCAGATGGATATTGGCCAGCGCATTGCTGAGCTTCGGCGGTCCAAGGGACTAACGCAGTCCGAGCTCGGCAGACGCATCAAGCGTTCGCGGTCGCTTGTGTCCCGCCTTGAGTCCGGAGCGGTGACGCCCAACTACACCATGCTCCGCGCTCTCGCTGAGGCGTTCGACATCCCCGTCACCGCGCTGCTGGCCGATGATCCGCCTGAGCAGCGCAAACCCGCGTGA
- a CDS encoding helix-turn-helix transcriptional regulator produces the protein MDIGTAMRVSRLVRRAPQWKAARELGCSVRALQDYEAGRRAVPPEIIEAAVRVYGPNPWLREAVAEHPVARAYRALLQAA, from the coding sequence GTGGACATCGGCACAGCGATGCGGGTCTCACGCCTGGTGCGCCGCGCTCCGCAATGGAAGGCCGCACGCGAACTGGGCTGCTCCGTGCGGGCCTTGCAGGACTACGAGGCCGGCCGCCGGGCGGTGCCACCCGAGATCATCGAGGCCGCGGTGCGGGTCTATGGCCCGAACCCGTGGCTGCGTGAGGCGGTGGCGGAGCACCCGGTAGCCCGGGCGTACCGCGCGTTACTGCAAGCAGCGTGA
- a CDS encoding YqaJ viral recombinase family protein: MSRKEWLEWRRMGIGSSDAPAVAGVDAYRTPMAVWLEKTGQVELEDEQSEAAYWGSVLEDVVAREFARRTGYKVRRRLAILQHPRHPFMLANLDRVVTDDAPGRALLEVKTTSAYANGWSEDRVPDRVMVQVQHQLAVTGYERAYVAVLIGGQRYQHYRIDRDDQLISDLIRIERDFWRLVETRTPPEWDGSDAAAELLKRLYPEAEAGKTVALPAEAEELLRAYDEAKRAEAEAAERRKEAENRLKALLGSAETGTVGDRRVIWRNVVQRRLDSKRLQAERPDVYEAYLTETAFRRFEVR, from the coding sequence ATGAGCCGCAAGGAGTGGCTGGAGTGGCGGCGGATGGGCATTGGTTCTTCCGACGCCCCTGCCGTGGCGGGAGTCGACGCCTACCGCACGCCAATGGCCGTGTGGCTGGAGAAGACAGGCCAGGTGGAGCTTGAGGACGAGCAGTCGGAGGCAGCGTACTGGGGTTCCGTGCTCGAGGACGTGGTCGCGCGCGAGTTCGCACGCCGGACAGGCTACAAGGTGCGGCGGCGGCTCGCCATCCTGCAACATCCCAGGCACCCGTTCATGCTCGCAAACCTCGACCGCGTCGTAACCGACGATGCGCCCGGGCGGGCGCTCCTTGAGGTCAAGACCACGAGCGCGTACGCGAACGGCTGGTCGGAGGACCGTGTGCCGGACCGGGTGATGGTGCAGGTACAGCACCAGCTGGCGGTGACCGGTTACGAGCGCGCGTACGTGGCCGTTCTCATCGGCGGCCAGCGCTACCAGCACTACCGCATCGACCGGGATGACCAGCTGATCTCCGACCTGATCCGCATTGAGCGCGACTTCTGGCGGCTCGTCGAGACACGCACGCCGCCGGAGTGGGACGGCAGCGACGCCGCGGCCGAGCTTCTCAAGCGCCTCTACCCGGAGGCGGAGGCCGGCAAAACGGTCGCGCTTCCTGCCGAAGCAGAGGAGCTCCTCCGCGCCTATGACGAGGCGAAGCGGGCCGAAGCAGAGGCGGCAGAGAGGCGGAAGGAGGCCGAGAACCGGTTGAAGGCTCTACTGGGAAGCGCCGAGACCGGAACGGTCGGCGACCGCCGCGTGATCTGGCGCAACGTGGTCCAGCGTCGCCTCGACAGCAAACGTCTCCAGGCCGAGCGGCCGGACGTGTACGAGGCTTACCTGACGGAGACCGCCTTCCGGCGGTTTGAGGTGAGGTGA
- the recT gene encoding recombination protein RecT has translation MATQQAPVQQSLDDASATTAAQQASIRAARADVKDKLAQRAQARVRGGDPAKTIRSMLEQLRPELQRALPRHITPDRLVRVALTTIRANPRLMEASPASLMAAVMQCAQLGLEPGILGHVYLVPFRNGKTGQTEIQVVIGYKGMIELARRSGEIQTIYAHVVHERDQFEYEYGLEPKLIHRPAHGDRGKPTHAYGVARFKDGGYQFLVMSFDEIEKHRQRSKSPDEGPWDTDWEEMAKKTVIRSMFKWLPVSVEAQRAAVIDEAVTEGGRTITAYGEAVDVYDEVDALGFDAAGNGAGAGEL, from the coding sequence ATGGCGACGCAACAGGCACCGGTGCAGCAGAGCCTGGACGACGCGTCCGCGACGACGGCGGCGCAGCAGGCAAGCATCCGGGCCGCGCGGGCGGACGTGAAGGACAAGCTGGCACAGCGCGCCCAGGCCCGTGTCCGGGGCGGCGACCCGGCCAAGACCATCCGCAGCATGCTTGAGCAGCTGCGGCCAGAGCTGCAACGGGCGCTGCCCCGGCACATCACGCCGGACCGGCTGGTGCGGGTCGCTCTGACGACGATCCGCGCGAACCCGCGCCTGATGGAGGCCTCGCCGGCCAGCCTGATGGCCGCGGTCATGCAGTGCGCCCAGCTTGGCCTTGAGCCGGGAATTCTCGGGCACGTCTATCTGGTGCCCTTCCGGAACGGTAAGACCGGCCAAACCGAGATCCAGGTCGTGATCGGCTACAAGGGCATGATCGAGCTCGCGCGGCGTTCCGGCGAGATCCAGACCATCTACGCCCACGTCGTGCATGAGCGGGACCAGTTCGAGTACGAGTACGGCCTTGAACCGAAGCTGATCCATAGACCGGCGCACGGCGACCGAGGCAAGCCCACCCACGCCTATGGCGTGGCTCGGTTCAAGGACGGCGGGTACCAGTTCCTCGTCATGTCCTTTGACGAGATCGAGAAGCACCGCCAGCGCAGCAAGTCACCCGATGAGGGGCCATGGGACACCGACTGGGAGGAAATGGCCAAGAAGACGGTCATCCGCTCCATGTTCAAGTGGCTTCCGGTGTCCGTTGAAGCCCAGCGCGCGGCGGTGATCGACGAGGCGGTGACGGAGGGAGGCCGCACGATCACCGCCTATGGCGAGGCCGTCGACGTCTACGACGAGGTCGACGCCCTGGGATTCGATGCGGCCGGCAATGGGGCAGGGGCGGGCGAGTTGTGA
- a CDS encoding AbrB/MazE/SpoVT family DNA-binding domain-containing protein, producing the protein MEVAILRTIDEQGRISLPADFRRALDLGPGDTLDVQLLHGEILIRKHQPGCAICGGRGKQVVPVRDKVVCRECAAEVAASA; encoded by the coding sequence ATGGAAGTCGCCATCTTGAGGACGATCGACGAGCAGGGCCGGATCAGCCTGCCCGCCGACTTTCGACGGGCGCTCGATCTCGGTCCAGGCGACACGCTGGATGTCCAGTTGCTCCATGGAGAGATCCTCATCCGCAAGCATCAGCCCGGCTGCGCGATTTGCGGGGGACGGGGCAAGCAGGTCGTCCCGGTCCGAGACAAGGTTGTGTGCCGGGAGTGTGCGGCGGAGGTCGCCGCAAGCGCATGA
- a CDS encoding ATP-binding protein translates to MDKGVLEGALMAQQQQGPDENVPAWLEESIQAAGLNGPLAATMRRAFLAAQRRQREILRNAACSSLAELEELQERERVQAALDAQVPRRLREASFACASLYPPAQAAFEWVSQQIEGWQGSSEDDEPRPLYRFRGGCLVLAGPTGVGKSWAAVAAVREFVRAYASFRWCYAPDMLPEIDSEMHREHVPLRQTSAATTQVLVIDDLGAEAETKSERERIDRLIYHRHGNRLTTIITTNLSVPDLRERYGDRVADRLYEWGVIHEFGGASQRMPEIGELKLAKAAGYTGGGRR, encoded by the coding sequence GTGGATAAGGGCGTGCTGGAAGGCGCGCTCATGGCGCAACAACAGCAGGGACCAGACGAAAACGTGCCGGCCTGGCTGGAGGAGAGCATCCAGGCGGCGGGATTGAACGGCCCACTTGCCGCCACGATGCGCAGGGCATTCCTCGCAGCACAGCGCCGGCAACGCGAAATTCTGCGAAATGCGGCATGCTCCTCCCTCGCCGAACTGGAGGAGTTGCAGGAGCGAGAGCGGGTCCAAGCGGCGCTCGACGCGCAGGTTCCGCGGCGGCTTCGCGAGGCGTCGTTCGCGTGTGCCAGCCTGTACCCACCCGCCCAGGCGGCGTTTGAGTGGGTCTCGCAGCAGATCGAGGGCTGGCAGGGGTCCAGCGAGGACGACGAGCCGCGACCGCTCTACAGGTTCCGCGGCGGCTGCCTGGTCCTCGCCGGCCCCACGGGCGTCGGCAAGTCTTGGGCCGCCGTCGCCGCCGTTCGGGAGTTCGTGCGGGCCTATGCGTCGTTCCGGTGGTGCTACGCGCCCGACATGCTGCCAGAGATCGACAGCGAGATGCACCGCGAGCACGTCCCGCTGCGCCAGACATCTGCGGCGACGACTCAGGTGCTGGTGATCGACGACCTCGGCGCCGAGGCTGAGACGAAGTCCGAGCGCGAGAGGATCGACCGGCTGATCTACCACCGGCACGGAAACCGGCTCACAACGATCATCACGACCAACCTGTCGGTGCCGGACCTTCGCGAGCGTTACGGCGACCGCGTGGCAGACCGCCTGTACGAGTGGGGAGTCATTCACGAGTTCGGCGGCGCCAGCCAGCGAATGCCGGAGATCGGCGAGCTCAAGCTCGCGAAGGCCGCGGGTTACACGGGCGGTGGTCGCCGGTGA
- the thyX gene encoding FAD-dependent thymidylate synthase has product MIRVLDRGYVRLVDHMGSDLSVVNAARASFQKESDWDLSPDGPRLRDKDARLIWFLAEHGHTSPFRHAFVTLEVKAPLMVARQWWKYVVGSDHTMDAWNEASRRYITMEPEFYIPEAWREAPKNRKQGSVGPVDAQKSQALSASLAAHVDRSLALYQEALDAGVAPEQARMFLPAYAMYTVWRWSASLQSVAHFLKERLADDAQWEIRQYARAVYELVRPLFPHSLAALLGDGHDPSDGGHTPDGEVAGP; this is encoded by the coding sequence ATGATCCGGGTCCTGGACCGTGGGTACGTCAGGCTCGTGGACCACATGGGCTCGGACCTGTCCGTGGTCAACGCGGCCCGGGCTTCGTTCCAGAAGGAGTCGGACTGGGATCTCAGCCCTGACGGTCCGCGCCTCAGGGACAAAGACGCGCGCCTGATCTGGTTCCTCGCCGAGCACGGGCACACGAGCCCCTTCCGCCACGCTTTCGTCACGCTGGAGGTCAAGGCCCCGCTCATGGTGGCGCGGCAGTGGTGGAAGTACGTCGTCGGCAGCGACCACACCATGGACGCCTGGAACGAGGCGAGCCGGCGGTACATCACGATGGAGCCCGAGTTCTACATCCCCGAGGCGTGGCGGGAGGCGCCGAAGAACCGCAAGCAGGGCAGCGTAGGGCCGGTTGATGCTCAAAAGAGCCAGGCCCTTTCCGCCAGCCTTGCCGCGCACGTCGACCGGAGCCTCGCGCTCTACCAGGAGGCCCTGGATGCGGGCGTCGCGCCCGAGCAGGCACGCATGTTCCTGCCGGCTTACGCCATGTACACGGTCTGGCGGTGGTCGGCGAGCCTTCAGTCGGTCGCCCACTTCCTCAAGGAGCGGCTGGCGGACGACGCGCAATGGGAAATCAGGCAGTACGCCAGGGCGGTGTACGAGCTCGTGCGGCCGCTATTCCCGCATTCGCTGGCTGCGCTTCTCGGAGATGGACACGACCCCTCAGACGGCGGGCATACCCCGGATGGTGAGGTGGCAGGGCCATGA
- a CDS encoding YgiT-type zinc finger protein produces MKCFCGATMESRLVDVFERAGQGTDAYVLIKGVPAWVCPRCGEQLFETHVAQKIVEICRHKAQDNEPTLTVPVREFASVQ; encoded by the coding sequence GTGAAGTGCTTCTGCGGAGCGACCATGGAGAGCAGGCTCGTGGACGTGTTCGAGCGCGCGGGACAGGGAACTGACGCCTACGTGCTCATCAAGGGCGTCCCTGCCTGGGTTTGCCCGCGCTGCGGCGAGCAGTTGTTTGAGACCCACGTGGCGCAAAAGATTGTCGAGATCTGCCGCCACAAGGCGCAGGACAACGAGCCCACCTTGACCGTTCCCGTGCGGGAGTTCGCCAGCGTCCAATGA
- a CDS encoding DUF4258 domain-containing protein, which yields MPGGVLLNDEQLRKRVASKKPLWTLHAIREAVADDLDPIVVSEALRRNGEIIEDYPEDKRSASCLVLCHLPDGRPVHAVVGYAYEPVRIITVYRPDLFPERWTSDYRRRR from the coding sequence ATGCCAGGAGGGGTTCTGTTGAACGACGAACAACTCCGCAAGCGTGTGGCCTCGAAGAAGCCGTTGTGGACGCTGCATGCTATACGTGAGGCTGTAGCCGACGATCTCGATCCGATCGTCGTCAGTGAAGCGCTCCGCCGGAACGGCGAGATCATCGAGGACTATCCTGAAGACAAGCGCAGCGCCTCCTGCCTGGTCTTGTGCCACCTCCCGGATGGGCGGCCTGTGCATGCGGTCGTCGGCTATGCCTATGAGCCAGTGCGGATCATAACCGTCTACCGGCCGGATCTGTTCCCGGAGCGTTGGACGAGTGACTACCGGAGAAGGAGGTAA